One window of Nymphaea colorata isolate Beijing-Zhang1983 chromosome 11, ASM883128v2, whole genome shotgun sequence genomic DNA carries:
- the LOC116263504 gene encoding G-type lectin S-receptor-like serine/threonine-protein kinase SD2-5: protein MENCGIIFLTCCCYLFLISSAQLPPFLAVGKNFIWNVSSEGYILQTQSTNPTFACGFHSNGTSYYFSVFMSADLTSSSSENQTVTVWTANRDEHLDASSILRLSQDGNLELVDGGRDVIWKAGTADNYKSITAMKLEEWGNLVLLDADNATVWQSFDHPTDTLVGRHQLKDGQKLTSSSSSTNASYFVSTKDGDLSAFIDDGTPQMYLQLKDFSKSVLRCTNTGHSTGGLPCRPTVAPFLITFSLYGNSPKTVRKTANHFIKLESDGRLMVYDWNTNENEWMSSELGNPYSDACLYPLKCGRFGVCKDGQCSCPITPKGEDKYFKHLDPQLPDKGCEGVNSVPSCKKPNDGILVDFGNYSSFAYVDLSTAAGNIGTLDLCREACLNNCSCKAVFFNSQNGSTGGNCYLFDQVFSIRIDPLYNQTYTSRAFFKVSRLSISQPQPPMSESQGEGEQHRKHKYAKAIIGIAVGSLAVAVFVAGIIVFLVKRKREEEEDKEEDELDQLPGMMPRRFSYEESKTATGDFQMILGQGGFGAVFRGVLSDGIQVAVKRLDNKGQGTKEFVAEVQTIGRIHHMNLVSLVGFCATKSHRLLVYEYLSNGSLDKWIFHENDNPNLDWKTRMNIIIGTAKGLCYLHEECCQRIAHLDIKPQNILLDESFNAKLSDFGLSKLISRDESQVFTTMRGTPGYLAPEWLSAAISEKADVYSFGVVVMEIVCGRKNLDPSQPEESRHLLKLLQLSAQENQLLDLVDMVIEEKSHYGEDAMRVMRVAMWCLQDDHTKRPPMSQVVKALEEAMDLGGGHIDFGTFHTLEPQSGPETQSGSEIQMGTNDSLFLSGPR, encoded by the coding sequence ATGGAAAACTGCGGCATCATCTTCTTGACATGCTGCTGCTACCTTTTTCTGATATCTTCTGCTCAGCTTCCACCCTTCTTGGCTGTTGGGAAGAACTTCATATGGAATGTTAGCAGCGAAGGATACATCCTCCAAACTCAATCGACTAACCCCACCTTTGCTTGTGGCTTCCATAGTAATGGCACCTCCTACTACTTCTCCGTCTTCATGTCTGCTGATCTAACTTCTTCATCATCAGAGAATCAGACGGTGACGGTCTGGACTGCAAACCGAGACGAGCATCTGGATGCTAGCTCCATCCTCAGGCTCTCTCAGGACGGTAACTTGGAGTTAGTTGATGGAGGTCGCGATGTTATTTGGAAAGCAGGAACAGCAGATAACTATAAGAGTATAACCGCCATGAAACTCGAAGAGTGGGGAAACTTGGTGCTCCTTGATGCGGATAATGCGACAGTATGGCAGTCTTTTGATCACCCCACGGACACTCTGGTTGGAAGACATCAGCTGAAGGATGGGCAGAAACTTACATCTTCTTCCAGTTCTACTAATGCCTCATATTTTGTCTCAACGAAAGACGGTGATTTGAGCGCATTCATCGACGATGGGACACCTCAGATGTATCTCCAGTTGAAGGATTTCAGCAAAAGCGTACTTCGGTGCACTAACACTGGTCACTCCACTGGAGGGCTGCCTTGCAGACCAACTGTGGCCCCGTTCTTGATCACATTTTCCCTTTATGGGAACAGTCCCAAGACTGTCAGAAAGACTGCGAATCATTTCATAAAGCTGGAGTCTGATGGACGGCTGATGGTTTATGATTGGAACACTAATGAGAATGAATGGATGTCCTCTGAGTTGGGAAATCCATACTCAGATGCATGTCTGTATCCCCTGAAATGTGGCCGTTTTGGTGTTTGCAAGGACGGACAGTGCAGTTGCCCGATCACTCCTAAAGGTGAAGACAAGTATTTCAAGCACTTGGATCCTCAACTTCCAGATAAGGGGTGTGAAGGAGTCAATTCAGTCCCTTCCTGCAAGAAGCCTAACGACGGGATCTTAGTGGATTTTGGCAACTATTCTTCTTTCGCTTATGTAGACCTCAGTACAGCAGCAGGTAATATAGGAACTCTTGATTTATGCCGTGAAGCCTGTTTGAACAACTGCTCCTGTAAAGCAGTCTTCTTCAATTCTCAGAATGGAAGTACCGGTGGTAATTGCTACTTGTTCGACCAGGTCTTCTCAATTAGAATAGACCCATTATACAACCAGACCTATACTTCCAGGGCGTTTTTCAAAGTATCAAGACTGTCAATATCTCAACCTCAACCTCCTATGTCTGAGTCACAAGGTGAAGGAGAACAGCATAGGAAACACAAGTACGCTAAGGCCATCATCGGAATTGCAGTTGGATCATTGGCGGTTGCGGTTTTTGTTGCTGGAATTATTGTGTTTCTAGTcaaaaggaagagggaagaagaagaggataaAGAGGAAGATGAATTGGACCAATTGCCTGGAATGATGCCCAGGAGATTTTCTTATGAAGAGTCGAAGACGGCCACTGGGGATTTTCAAATGATCCTCGGTCAGGGAGGGTTCGGTGCTGTTTTCCGGGGAGTCCTGAGCGACGGAATCCAAGTTGCAGTGAAGAGGCTGGACAATAAAGGGCAGGGGACAAAGGAGTTTGTGGCAGAGGTTCAAACCATTGGCCGCATCCACCACATGAATCTGGTAAGTTTGGTAGGTTTCTGTGCTACGAAATCACACAGACTCCTGGTCTATGAGTATCTGTCCAATGGCTCATTAGATAAATGgattttccatgaaaatgataaCCCAAATCTTGATTGGAAAACCAGGATGAACATCATAATCGGCACGGCAAAAGGGCTATGCTATCTTCACGAAGAGTGCTGTCAGAGAATCGCGCATTTGGACATCAAACCGCAGAACATTCTCttggatgaaagtttcaatgcTAAGCTTTCAGATTTTGGTTTGTCTAAGCTGATCAGCAGGGATGAGAGCCAAGTATTTACCACCATGAGAGGAACCCCTGGCTACCTCGCGCCGGAGTGGCTGAGCGCCGCCATATCAGAGAAGGCCGACGTTTACAGCTTCGGAGTAGTGGTCATGGAAATTGTCTGTGGAAGAAAGAACCTGGACCCTTCTCAGCCTGAAGAAAGCAGGCATTTACTGAAACTGCTGCAACTCTCCGCACAAGAGAACCAACTGTTAGATCTTGTCGACATGGTAATCGAAGAAAAATCACATTATGGAGAAGATGCAATGAGAGTAATGAGGGTTGCAATGTGGTGCTTGCAGGATGATCACACCAAGAGGCCTCCAATGTCTCAGGTGGTAAAGGCTTTGGAGGAAGCCATGGATTTGGGTGGAGGCCACATTGATTTTGGCACTTTCCATACATTGGAGCCTCAATCAGGACCTGAAACGCAAAGTGGATCAGAAATACAGATGGGAACAAACgattctcttttcctttcagGTCCCAGGTGA
- the LOC116263728 gene encoding plastid-lipid-associated protein 6, chloroplastic has protein sequence MPPDRRKFRIEREREIEMASLLATCAGSSSTTSLARRFSSLQSISSGTSRGPFRIPPNSSRPTCLSTENKYALRAIVNETSVSEPPQGVEESESDLVTSLKLKLLNAVSGLNRGLAANEDDLGKADSAAKELESIGGPVDLSSNLDKLQGRWKLIYSSAFSSRTLGGSRPGPPVGRLLPLTLGQVFQRIDVVNKDFDNIVELQIGTPWPIPPFEVTATLAHKFELIGDAKIKIVFEKTTVRPTGSFSQLPPLDLPRIPDALRPPSNTGAGEFEVTYIDSDIRITRGDKGELRVFVVA, from the exons ATGCCACCAGACCGCCGGAAATTCCgcatagagagggagagagagatagagatggcTTCTCTTCTCGCCACATGCGCTGGCTCTTCTTCCACCACGTCCTTGGCTCGCAGATTCTCGTCTCTCCAATCGATTTCCTCCGGAACTTCGCGCGGCCCATTTCGTATACCACCGAATTCGAGTAGACCCACTTGCCTCTCCACTGAAAACAAGTACGCTTTGAGAGCCATAGTGAATGAAACCTCCGTTTCCGAGCCACCTCAGGGGGTGGaggaatccgaatccgatctcGTTACCTCTCTGAAGTTGAAATTGCTC AATGCTGTTTCTGGATTGAATAGAGGCCTTGCTGCTAATGAGGATGATTTGGGAAAGGCCGATTCTGCTGCAAAAGAACTTGAAAGCATAGGAGGCCCTGTAGATCTGTCATCCAATCTTGATAAGCTACAGGGAAGATGGAAACTGATCTATAGCAGTGCATTCTCATCTCGAACACTTGGTGGAAGTCGTCCTGGACCTCCAGTTGGTAGGCTACTTCCACTGACTCTTGGACAG GTGTTCCAAAGGATTGATGTTGTGAACAAAGATTTTGATAACATTGTGGAGCTGCAGATAGGGACCCCATGGCCAATTCCACCTTTTGAAGTCACTGCTACATTAGCCCATAAGTTTGAACTGATAG GGGATGCAAAAATTAAGATTGTTTTTGAGAAGACCACAGTAAGGCCAACTGGAAGTTTCTCACAGCTGCCTCCTCTTGATCTTCCTCGAATACCAGATGCCTTAAGGCCGCCTTCGAATACTGGAGCTGGAGAATTTGAAGTTACCTATATAGATTCTGATATCCGCATTACAAGAGGAGACAAGGGAGAGCTACGTGTATTTGTTGTTGCATAG